Within the Solwaraspora sp. WMMA2056 genome, the region GCACCGGGGGTGGTGAACGCGTCGGTGACCACCGGCCGGATCGCGACGACCGCGGCCGCGGTGGCGGCGGGCGGGGCCACCACCAGGTAGCCGATCGCGAGCAGGCAACCGGCCACCGCGCCGCCGGCGACCAGTTTCCAGCGCAGCAGCGGGATCCGCAGCAGCTCGGTGAGGGTCACGGTCCGCTGTGGTTGCTCACTCATCGAATCGCTTCACAATCTGTTGCGGGTTGCCGATCACCACGACACCGTCGGGTACGTCGGTGCGGACGATGGTCCCGGCACCGACGACACTGTCGCTGCCGATCCGGACCCCTTTCATCACCAGGACGTGCGCACCGATCCAGACGTTGTCGCCGACGACGATCGGAGCCCTGGTCGCCGGGCTGGCCGGGGCGTGCCGCAGCGCCGGCGCGAGGTTGTGGAAGTCGTTGTCCATCAGCTCACAGTCGGACAGCAGACAGCGGTCGCCGACCTGCACGGTCGTCCAGCAACCGATCCAGGTGGCGTTGAGCAGGCAGTCGGCACCGACCTGAACCTCGCCCGGACCGGCGAACCGGACCAGTTTGTTGAGCCGGGTACGGTCGCCGATCGTCACCCGTACCCCGCGGCGCAGCCGCACCCGGCCGCGGATCTCGACGTCGCGGCCGAGCCGCAGGCCGGGATAGCGCAGCTGGTAGTAGCGGCGCTTGACCGCGAAGACGGTCCGCAGCAGCAAGCCGTGCCGGCGCGTGGTCGACAACCCGCCCGCCTTTCCATCGATTGGCGTTCAACCATACAAAATGGCCGGTGGGCCGGCAGCAGCGCAGCCGGCCCACCGGGGATACCAGGTTGGTGGTTTCCGCTTCGTTACTCGGCTGCGAAGAACATCGAACGGTTGGTCCAGTCGAGTGCCGGATCCGGTTCGGCCAGGACGACCGCGGCTGTCCCGTCCACCGCGAAGTCCGCCGTGGGATCGAACGGAATGCTGCGCAGCCGACCGTCGGTCGAGCCGTAGACGATGTTTCCGCCCACCCAGGCCATGCCCCGTACGCCGGTCCAGGTGACGCCGCTGGTCGGCAGGGCGAACTCGGTGGCACCGAGATAGTTGCCGTCGAGCTCGAAGTACCGGTAGAACAGCTGGTTGCTGCCGGAACCGGTGCGGGTGTAGTAGAGCCGGCCGTCGAGGTAGAACGCCCCGGTCAGCGACAACGCGTTGAACCACTCGTTGTAGCCCGAGCTCTCCCAGGGCGCACCGACCGTGTTGCCGTTGAACAGCGAGATGTCCAGCCGGCTGCCGGTCGTGGTGCCGGTGACCGGTCGGGCCCAGAAGATCCGGTCGTGCACCCGCCAGACGGCGCCGGCGTCGACCAGGTTGGGCTGGTTGGTCACCGCCGCCGCCCCGAGCGTCGACCCGTCGAACGGAATCTTCGTCAGGTCGCCGGTCGCCGACGGCAGGTAGAGGTAGCCGGTGGTGTCCGTCGGCGGGTTGCGCGGGATGATCGTGCGCCCGCCGGCGTGCGGGAACATGCCGAGCCGGCCGTGGTACTCGTTGCCCATGCCGTCGGAGTTGTGCCCGAAGTAGAGCCCGTCGGAGCCGATCCACAGCACCGGCACGGCCGAGCCCCAGCTGAGCGCTCCGGCCGGCAGGGCCGAGCCACCGCTGCGGCGCGGGTTCCAGTTGACCGGCATGCCGGTCGCCACCGAGACCGCGCCGATGCCGAGCCGGTCGATCGCGCCGTTGCCGGCGTTGTCGCTGCGGTTCGGGTTGTTCAGCCAGCGGAAGTGCCCGCCGGTGTAGGCGATGCCGTCGTGGACCACGACCGAGGTGATCGTGTCGTTGCCGGTGAAGTTGAGCCAGGTGCCGTCCAGGTTGGTGCCCCGGCTCGCGGTCTCGTAGCGGACCAGCGCGTCGCAGTACGCCACCGGCCAGCCGGTGCCGCCGTTGGTGCCGACGACGAAGAAGCTGCTGTCCTCGGCGAAGCTGAGGTCCTGCACGTAGTGGGTGAACGATCGGGAGGAGCAGCCCGGCGCGAACCGGTGGTTGCTGTCCCAGTCGACCAGCGTCGGCGTACCGGTCAGGTCGACCATCGCGAGCTGCTCGCGGGGCAGCCCCTCGACCTCCCGGAAGTTGCCACCGAAGACCAGCGTCGTGCCGTCCGGCGAGACGTCCAGGGTCCACACGTACGGGGAGACCTCGTGCCGGCCGACGGCGATGTCGATGTCGAAGGTCGGGTCGATCGCCCCGGTGGCCACGTCGAGCCGGGCAACGCCGGCGTGCGCCGTACCGTTGACCCAGTTGAACGCGCCACCGATGTAGAGCCAGTCGCCGCTGACGTCCATGTCGCGGACCACGCCGCCGTCGGAGCGGCCCTCCCAGCCCGGCACGGTCGCGCCGGTGGCCGGGTCGAGCGCCACCAGGTTGCGGCGGGCCTCGCCGTTGACGTTGCGGAACACGCCGCCGACGATCAGCTCGCCGGCCGGGGTGACCGCGAGCGTGTTCACCGCGCCGTCGAGAACCGGCTGGAAGCCGGCGACCATGGCCCCGGTGGACCGCTGGTACGCGAACAGGTACGGGCGGGCCTCCCAGGTGGCCGAGCTGACCGGTCGTACCTCGGTGAAGGTGCCACCGACGAAGATGACGCCGCCGATCTCGGCGAAGGCGCGCGCCTCACCGTTGCGGGCATGTGGGGTGTGGTCGGCCGGGTTGGTCGAGACCAGCGTGGCCGTACCGGGTACGGGCATGACGGCGGCCGTTGCCGCGGTGGCACTCAGTGCCAGGGCCGTCGCCGCCACGCCGGCCGTCAGAGCTGTCGTCCATACACGACGCCGGCTGGGCAGGGACCAGCCAGGCTGAGATTGGTTCACGCTTCCCTCCAGATGGGAAATTATCTCAGACAGCGTGAACCAACCTCAGCCGGGTCGGGCATCCACCGATCGGTCGGCGGATTATCTGGTTCCTATCAGTTACCGGTCGGATCTCCTCAGTGTCCGGTCAGCGGTTGACCGGGAGCGGTTGGTTGAAATAGGGGTCCTTGCCGGCCCGGGTGAACCCGGTCAGGGCGGACGGGGTGTGGTTCATGGTCATGTTGCAGGTCGCCGAGGTGGTGGTCGACCCGGCGGAATTGAAGTAGATCACCGCTTTGATCTTCGGGTGGGCCTTGATCGCCGCCGGGAACTGCTCGAACCACCGTTGCTTGGCTCCCGCGTCGGCCGGGTCGAAGTTCGTGCCGTACTCCGCCAACATCCGTGGCTTTCCGACGCCGATACGGTTGTCGTCGAGCCAGCGGTAGAAGCCGTTGACCGTGGTGTGCGGGTCCTTCCAGGTCTTTCCGCCGTTGCAGGCGTAGAAGTTGTACGGGTCGTAGCTCACCCAGTCCACGTAGGCGTCGCCCGGGTAGAGGCCGGCGTACCGGTCGTAATGCCCGGACCAGCCCATCATCACCCAGACCCAGACGGCGTTGTCCGCGCCGGCCTTGGCGAACCGTTCGTAGACGTAGCGCCAGGCCCGGACGAAGTCGGCGTCGCTGCCCTTCGCCGGCTCGTCCTCCGGCTCGTGGTCGAAGCCCATGAACACCGGCACACCGGTCGCCTTGATCCGGCCGGCCACATCGTCGATGACCGAGTCGTACCGGCCGCTGTAGACGTCACGCCAGGTCAACGTCGTGCCGGTGGAGAAGATCCGGGACTCCCAGGCGAAGAACATCAGCCGGCCTTCGCGCATCTGCTGCTGCTCGAACTCGTCGGGGAACGCCCCGTTGCTGCCGGTGTTGGAGAAGTCGTGGTAGCGGTGCACCAGGTCGAACTTGCGCCCCACCTGTGCCTCCACCTCGGCCACCGCGCCGCCGTGGTTCCAGCCCTTGGCGGCGCTGGTCGGCGAGTACATCCCCCACCAGGCACCGCAGGACGGCACCAGCAGGTCGGACACCGCGCCGCAGCCGACTCCGGACGCCGGCGGCGTGGCCGACGGACTCGGTGGTGCCGTCGGTCCGGCCGTCGGCGACGCCGTGGCGGCCGGCGTGGTCGGCACCGGAGCGCTCGGTGGCGGTGTCGGCGCGGCGGTCGGCGACGCCGGCGGGCTGGTCGGGGCGGCAGCGGCCGCCTCGTAGCTGATCACCAGCCGGGGTCGGATCGACGGGTCCCGGTACTCCGTCGACGGCCAGTACACCCGCTGCGACAGCTCCTGCTGACGCAGCGCCAGGGTGTACGTGCCGTTGCCGGTGACCAGTGCGGACAGGTCCCATTCGTTGTAGCCCTTGCGGACCGTCGGCACGGTCGCCAGTGGCTCGTCGGCGGCCCCACCAGTGCCCGAGGTGGCCAGTGGCGGCCGGGCGGCCCGGGCGTCCAACGAGGTGGAATGCACCGCTACCCGGGCACCGAGGTCCTGCCAGGAGTACATCTGCAGGCGGACCCGCACGTCACGGGCACCGGCCGGGATCCGGTCCACGACGAACTCCACGACCGCGTCCCGGGCCCCCCTCGGGTTGCGCTCACACAGCGCGGGACAGGTGGCCAGGGTCGCCTTGACCGCGTTGTCACCGTCCTGTGGAACGTCGGTCGCGGTGGTGTCGGCGACCGCGACGACGGCGATCTCGTCGTCGGCGAACAGCGGCAGTGCGGTCACCACCATGCCGGCCAGCAGCGCGGCGCTGACCCCGCCGACGATCAACCGTCGCCGGCCGGAACCGGTCCGCGCGACGACCTTGCTCAATCTGTGTCTACTCAAGATCCAGCCCCCCTGTGGCACGAGCTTGCGGCGCGAGCGTATCGGGGGTCAACTCAGATGTACGCCGAGTAACCGGAGATCTAAGCACTAATTAAATCTACCGGCGTCATCCCAGCGTCTTGGCGATCACCTTCGCCATCAACCGGAAAGCCTTTCCACGATGGCTGATCGCGTCCTTCTCCTGCGGACTGAGCTCGGCGTTCGTCCGCTCCTGCCCGTCACCGAGGAAGATCGGATCGTAGCCGAACCCGCCGTCGCCCCGGGCGGCCCGCAACAGCCGGCCGGACTGGCGTCCCTCCACCAGGTGCTCCTTGCCGCCGGGCAGCACCAGTGCGGCCGCGCAGACGAACGACGCCGCCCGGTGCTCGTCGGCGACATCGGTCAGCTGGGCCAGGACGAGGTCCAGGTTGGCCTGGTCGGCGCCGTGCCGACCGGACCATCGGGCGCTGAACACCCCGGGCATCCCGCCGAGCGCGTCCACTGCGAGACCGGAGTCGTCGGCGACCGTGGGCAGACCGGTCCACCGGCACCCTTCCCTCGCCTTGAGCAGCGCGTTCTCACCGAACGTGAGGCCGGTCTCGGGTACCTCGTGGTACGGCTCCAGGTCGGCCAGCCCGACCAGCTCGATGCGCTGGGTGCCGAGCGCGGCGTCGAGGATCCGCTGCAGT harbors:
- a CDS encoding acyltransferase, which codes for MSTTRRHGLLLRTVFAVKRRYYQLRYPGLRLGRDVEIRGRVRLRRGVRVTIGDRTRLNKLVRFAGPGEVQVGADCLLNATWIGCWTTVQVGDRCLLSDCELMDNDFHNLAPALRHAPASPATRAPIVVGDNVWIGAHVLVMKGVRIGSDSVVGAGTIVRTDVPDGVVVIGNPQQIVKRFDE
- a CDS encoding glycosyl hydrolase, which encodes MSKVVARTGSGRRRLIVGGVSAALLAGMVVTALPLFADDEIAVVAVADTTATDVPQDGDNAVKATLATCPALCERNPRGARDAVVEFVVDRIPAGARDVRVRLQMYSWQDLGARVAVHSTSLDARAARPPLATSGTGGAADEPLATVPTVRKGYNEWDLSALVTGNGTYTLALRQQELSQRVYWPSTEYRDPSIRPRLVISYEAAAAAPTSPPASPTAAPTPPPSAPVPTTPAATASPTAGPTAPPSPSATPPASGVGCGAVSDLLVPSCGAWWGMYSPTSAAKGWNHGGAVAEVEAQVGRKFDLVHRYHDFSNTGSNGAFPDEFEQQQMREGRLMFFAWESRIFSTGTTLTWRDVYSGRYDSVIDDVAGRIKATGVPVFMGFDHEPEDEPAKGSDADFVRAWRYVYERFAKAGADNAVWVWVMMGWSGHYDRYAGLYPGDAYVDWVSYDPYNFYACNGGKTWKDPHTTVNGFYRWLDDNRIGVGKPRMLAEYGTNFDPADAGAKQRWFEQFPAAIKAHPKIKAVIYFNSAGSTTTSATCNMTMNHTPSALTGFTRAGKDPYFNQPLPVNR
- the rdgB gene encoding RdgB/HAM1 family non-canonical purine NTP pyrophosphatase, coding for MSAGHVGRTRLLLATRNGKKLAELQRILDAALGTQRIELVGLADLEPYHEVPETGLTFGENALLKAREGCRWTGLPTVADDSGLAVDALGGMPGVFSARWSGRHGADQANLDLVLAQLTDVADEHRAASFVCAAALVLPGGKEHLVEGRQSGRLLRAARGDGGFGYDPIFLGDGQERTNAELSPQEKDAISHRGKAFRLMAKVIAKTLG